In a genomic window of Bernardetia sp.:
- a CDS encoding ubiquitin-conjugating enzyme E2, with the protein MATPQQIRNRRLANDYKEMENISGSLLSFEPLVGTPPHVEEYEVTIFVRSILDTQPTYRDQHKLKITLPEAYPQAPPQLELLDEPFVYHPNWFKNGRWCYGTWEMSEGLGRHMIRMIRTLQYDMEITNEHSPANEEARNWYLRMRNSGIFPCDRQEMPDPTKERAAKKSSGFRITGFGTESTPKEEAPQESSSSHEGKRGGFRIH; encoded by the coding sequence ATGGCTACTCCTCAACAAATACGAAACCGTCGTTTGGCAAACGATTATAAAGAAATGGAAAATATCAGTGGTTCTTTGCTATCTTTTGAGCCACTTGTAGGTACGCCTCCACATGTGGAAGAATATGAAGTAACAATTTTTGTACGTAGTATTCTTGACACACAGCCTACTTACAGAGACCAACACAAGTTAAAAATCACACTTCCTGAAGCCTATCCACAAGCTCCACCACAGTTGGAATTACTAGATGAGCCTTTTGTCTATCATCCCAATTGGTTTAAAAATGGACGTTGGTGTTACGGAACTTGGGAAATGTCGGAAGGGTTGGGAAGACACATGATTCGCATGATTCGTACATTACAATACGACATGGAAATTACCAATGAACACAGTCCAGCCAACGAAGAAGCTCGTAATTGGTATTTACGTATGCGAAATAGTGGTATTTTTCCTTGCGACAGACAAGAAATGCCAGACCCAACCAAAGAGCGTGCAGCCAAGAAAAGCTCTGGTTTCAGAATAACAGGTTTTGGCACAGAATCTACTCCAAAAGAAGAAGCTCCCCAAGAGAGTTCATCTTCACACGAAGGAAAACGAGGAGGATTCAGAATACACTAA
- a CDS encoding EsaB/YukD family protein — MADVNVNFVHPTDGRMISATLDDTMSVQEIIGELITHDFIKNSQQGYNLAIKGGNRLLNHQTLGQAGITHGTTFRVIPATDAGR; from the coding sequence ATGGCAGACGTAAATGTAAACTTTGTACACCCAACAGACGGACGCATGATTAGTGCTACCCTAGACGATACGATGAGCGTACAAGAAATTATAGGCGAACTTATTACACATGATTTTATCAAAAATAGTCAGCAAGGATACAATTTGGCTATAAAAGGAGGGAATCGTCTGCTGAATCATCAAACATTAGGGCAAGCAGGCATCACGCATGGCACTACCTTTAGAGTAATTCCAGCTACAGATGCAGGAAGGTAA
- a CDS encoding alpha/beta fold hydrolase, translating into MKEFQSLLKKYTNQYSRFLSVDGALIHYRIEGEGEPLVLLHGAFSSLHTFDEWTKRLSKHYKVIRIDLPGFGLTGTVPDDDYSMPKHLHYFNGFIETLGIDKFYLGGSSLGGWLSWEYALQYPKKVKKLILIDAAGFLDAQSIPLPFKMARTPFFGRVIKYVIQHNVLEQFVREVYYNQSKITPQLIERYYELFTRDGNPEAFLLLVNNKHKENTKSLKKLSMPVLIMWGREDRWIPVRNAHRFHDLIPQNRMLIYDRVGHLPMEEVPVRTAKAVIKFLSEDF; encoded by the coding sequence GTGAAGGAATTTCAATCTCTTTTAAAAAAATATACCAATCAATATTCTCGTTTTTTAAGTGTCGATGGTGCACTGATTCATTATCGTATTGAAGGTGAAGGTGAGCCTCTTGTCTTGCTACACGGCGCATTTTCTTCTCTCCATACCTTCGATGAATGGACAAAACGACTAAGCAAACATTATAAAGTCATTCGCATAGACTTACCTGGTTTTGGGCTTACAGGAACAGTTCCAGATGATGACTATTCTATGCCAAAACATCTTCACTATTTCAATGGTTTCATAGAAACTTTGGGCATTGATAAATTTTATTTAGGAGGAAGCTCTTTGGGAGGTTGGCTTTCTTGGGAATATGCACTTCAATACCCAAAGAAAGTTAAAAAACTCATTTTAATAGATGCAGCAGGTTTTTTAGATGCTCAAAGTATTCCATTGCCTTTCAAAATGGCTCGTACTCCATTTTTTGGTCGTGTGATAAAATATGTCATTCAGCACAATGTTTTAGAACAATTTGTACGAGAAGTATATTACAATCAGTCTAAAATTACGCCTCAGCTTATAGAGCGTTATTACGAACTCTTCACTAGAGATGGAAACCCAGAGGCTTTTTTACTTTTGGTAAATAACAAGCACAAGGAAAATACAAAAAGTCTCAAAAAACTCTCTATGCCAGTCTTGATTATGTGGGGACGTGAAGACCGTTGGATTCCTGTCCGAAATGCTCACCGTTTTCATGACCTTATTCCACAAAATAGAATGCTTATCTACGACAGAGTAGGACACCTTCCGATGGAAGAAGTTCCTGTCCGTACAGCTAAGGCTGTTATCAAATTCTTAAGTGAAGATTTTTAG
- a CDS encoding AAA family ATPase has protein sequence MRITQIHLQNFKRFTDLTIKDIPQDSKLVLLIGANGSGKSSVFDAFVFANEMFKNNISYEKQFLDYWTKDEEKNTTIEIEADEFKITSHDTWGLFKGQTSKPVYSPDSKFIFYGRTSFRQIPRLTRKSLGQQEFDFEKDSDRPKYFIDRDERFENDVEKITGIILNDVFIKKQSGEEINQKYIEPINNSLQNIFGDENGTKLELLSIIPPLDGKVAQINFRKGNTEFHYNQLSAGEKEVVNLLINLISRKDLYQETIYFFDEIDLHLNTKIQYNLLKEITENWIPEKSQLWTASHSLGFIEYAKQSEHASIIDFDSLDFDLPQILQPELKNNPDIYEIAIGKEFLPSIFKDFNLFFVENKDAKLYGSTGIENTVFIAANTRNDVYHKTRTTELKGLVDRDFLSDEDIFLIKENYPKLSILKYYSIENYLYHPDNLEEYYAESNKEFDKVAYIGALVEEKNKVVSRISLRIASERESYPYFGESEFTNKNKELPKRFKKGKSNFEQVEIIVSYLESNDLEVFYKVLPMKDYCKSLEARQNIDKNKLVKTEWFKKQIENIIS, from the coding sequence ATGCGAATTACTCAAATTCATCTTCAAAATTTCAAAAGGTTTACTGACCTAACTATTAAAGATATTCCACAAGACTCTAAACTCGTCTTGCTTATTGGTGCAAATGGTTCTGGGAAATCTTCTGTTTTTGATGCTTTTGTTTTTGCTAATGAGATGTTTAAGAATAATATTAGCTACGAAAAACAATTTTTAGATTATTGGACAAAGGATGAAGAAAAAAACACAACGATAGAAATAGAAGCAGATGAATTCAAAATTACTTCTCATGATACTTGGGGACTTTTCAAAGGACAAACAAGTAAACCTGTTTATAGCCCAGATTCAAAATTTATATTTTATGGAAGAACAAGTTTTAGACAAATACCCAGATTGACTAGAAAAAGTTTAGGGCAACAAGAGTTTGATTTTGAAAAAGACTCTGACCGACCTAAGTATTTTATTGACAGAGACGAACGTTTTGAAAATGATGTAGAGAAAATTACTGGTATTATTTTGAATGATGTTTTTATAAAAAAACAATCAGGAGAAGAGATAAATCAAAAATACATAGAGCCTATCAATAATTCATTACAAAATATTTTTGGAGATGAAAATGGAACGAAGCTAGAATTATTATCAATTATTCCTCCTTTAGATGGAAAGGTTGCACAGATAAATTTTAGAAAAGGAAACACAGAGTTTCACTACAATCAGCTTTCGGCTGGAGAAAAAGAAGTGGTAAATTTGCTTATTAATCTCATTAGTAGAAAAGACTTGTATCAAGAAACGATTTACTTTTTTGATGAAATAGATTTGCACCTAAATACTAAAATTCAGTATAATCTTTTAAAAGAAATTACTGAAAACTGGATTCCAGAAAAAAGTCAGCTTTGGACAGCTTCTCATTCTTTGGGTTTTATAGAATACGCCAAGCAATCTGAACACGCCTCCATCATTGATTTTGATTCTTTAGATTTTGACTTACCCCAAATATTACAGCCAGAACTTAAAAACAATCCAGATATTTATGAAATAGCCATTGGAAAAGAGTTTTTACCTTCCATTTTCAAAGATTTTAATTTGTTTTTTGTAGAAAATAAAGACGCAAAACTGTATGGAAGTACAGGAATTGAAAATACTGTTTTTATTGCTGCCAATACAAGAAATGATGTGTATCACAAAACACGTACAACAGAATTAAAAGGACTTGTAGATAGGGATTTTCTCTCTGATGAAGATATTTTTTTGATAAAAGAGAATTATCCAAAACTATCTATTTTGAAATATTACAGTATAGAAAACTATCTGTATCACCCAGATAACTTAGAGGAATATTATGCTGAATCAAATAAAGAGTTTGATAAAGTAGCATATATTGGTGCTTTAGTGGAAGAAAAAAACAAAGTTGTGAGTAGAATTTCATTACGTATAGCTTCTGAACGTGAGAGTTATCCTTATTTTGGAGAATCAGAATTTACAAACAAGAATAAAGAACTTCCCAAGCGATTTAAAAAAGGCAAATCTAATTTCGAACAAGTAGAAATCATTGTTTCCTACTTAGAAAGTAACGACCTAGAAGTTTTTTATAAAGTGCTTCCTATGAAAGACTATTGTAAAAGTTTAGAAGCAAGACAAAATATTGATAAGAATAAGCTAGTCAAGACAGAATGGTTTAAAAAGCAGATAGAGAATATCATTTCATAA
- a CDS encoding GrpB family protein — MLIQKYNPNWIFDFEKIKQKLETVLPKNTKVEHIGSTAVPNLAAKDIIDIDIVYFDEADTTFQKVKEDLVKRGYYHNGNQGIEDREVFKREKENADEILDKISHHLYVCPSDSEELKRHLLFRNFLRENEKARQEYESIKFDIALRTNQMKKEYAELKEKEAKDFIEKTIQKAREQTV, encoded by the coding sequence ATGCTAATCCAAAAATACAATCCTAACTGGATTTTTGATTTTGAAAAAATAAAGCAAAAACTAGAAACTGTCTTACCCAAAAATACAAAAGTAGAACACATAGGGAGTACAGCAGTTCCTAATTTAGCAGCAAAAGATATTATTGATATAGACATTGTTTATTTTGATGAAGCCGATACAACTTTTCAAAAAGTCAAAGAAGATTTAGTAAAACGAGGCTATTATCATAATGGAAATCAAGGAATCGAAGATAGAGAAGTATTCAAACGAGAGAAAGAAAATGCTGATGAAATTTTAGATAAAATAAGCCACCATTTATATGTTTGCCCGTCTGATAGTGAAGAACTGAAACGCCACTTGCTTTTTAGAAATTTTTTGAGAGAAAATGAAAAAGCTAGACAAGAATATGAGAGTATAAAGTTTGATATTGCACTAAGAACAAATCAAATGAAAAAAGAATATGCAGAACTCAAAGAGAAAGAAGCAAAAGATTTTATTGAGAAAACGATACAAAAAGCTAGAGAACAAACTGTATGA
- a CDS encoding porin family protein, with protein sequence MKKTFFLSLLFCLALTYQLQAQGFSYSGFKGGLSISRMPMSFETARFVEIDEEDLLQLPLLEVENTKANGKFQVGGQFGVFAGKEFTKAIGVRMELNYVEMGRVDTINFNQRNKYKLRYFSLDPMLQIRIAPNSRNHFYILAGPSARLLIGNTASTVGNESNIMNQRIANIRQTDIGASFGFSYLIELTRYAYLTLDARAYYGLRNIAEKPKENTVATSKYVNAYNDLVTASLSIPPRDVSEETVTTLAEVQQYGVNDNTNISNQGAIFSIGFCVPLRPPADKLIKMKKQ encoded by the coding sequence ATGAAAAAAACATTTTTTCTCTCTCTTCTTTTTTGCCTTGCTCTAACATATCAGTTGCAAGCACAAGGATTTTCATATTCGGGTTTTAAGGGAGGATTATCTATTTCTCGTATGCCTATGTCTTTTGAAACAGCACGTTTTGTTGAAATAGATGAGGAAGATCTACTTCAATTACCTCTTCTTGAGGTAGAGAATACTAAAGCAAACGGAAAATTTCAAGTAGGAGGACAGTTTGGCGTATTTGCTGGAAAAGAGTTTACAAAAGCAATAGGAGTTCGTATGGAACTCAATTATGTAGAAATGGGAAGGGTAGATACAATCAATTTTAATCAGCGAAACAAATACAAGTTGCGTTATTTTTCTTTAGACCCAATGTTACAGATTCGTATTGCTCCAAATAGTCGTAATCACTTCTATATCTTAGCAGGCCCTTCTGCTCGTCTGCTTATAGGAAATACAGCTTCTACTGTAGGTAATGAATCTAATATAATGAATCAAAGAATTGCAAACATTCGCCAGACAGATATAGGTGCAAGTTTTGGATTTAGTTATTTGATAGAACTTACTCGTTATGCATATCTTACTTTAGATGCTCGTGCTTATTATGGACTACGCAATATAGCTGAAAAACCAAAAGAAAATACAGTAGCTACTTCAAAATATGTAAATGCTTATAATGATTTGGTTACAGCAAGTTTATCTATCCCTCCAAGAGATGTAAGTGAAGAAACAGTAACTACACTTGCTGAAGTACAACAATATGGAGTAAATGACAATACAAATATTTCAAATCAAGGTGCAATATTTAGCATAGGTTTTTGTGTGCCATTGCGTCCACCAGCAGATAAACTGATTAAGATGAAGAAACAATAA
- a CDS encoding DMT family transporter has translation MSSNVRMYVMLHMIVLLSSFIPSIVLLIDMPAIELLFLRTLAAFAMLLVLMNRKISPKLFTRQAIVQMLSSGILVFLYWGLSFISAKISTASVCLVGMATTSLWISFLDPILSKRKSRPFQVLVGMNAILGIYIIFNSDFDYGWGLAIGIIGAIFGALLTIYNAKLAQQHDAYVVTFYQMGGALISTTIFLPFYYYFFLQPEGKSFQFDASAVDYILILGLAFVFSIYAYSIFISVMKSIPPFTVALVSNLNPVYGTAAAILLFQENVMNTGFYIGTGLLLISVFAYPILSDYMKNYTKTKIEKSKKQGTITKEEPARAK, from the coding sequence ATGTCTTCTAACGTACGTATGTATGTCATGCTTCACATGATAGTGCTATTGAGTAGCTTTATTCCCTCAATAGTATTACTCATTGATATGCCTGCTATTGAATTACTTTTTCTACGTACTTTGGCTGCTTTTGCTATGTTGCTTGTTTTGATGAACAGAAAAATTTCTCCAAAGTTATTTACAAGACAAGCTATTGTTCAAATGTTATCTTCTGGGATATTAGTCTTTTTGTATTGGGGACTTTCTTTTATTTCTGCAAAAATATCGACAGCTTCTGTGTGCTTGGTCGGTATGGCAACTACCTCTCTTTGGATTAGCTTTTTAGACCCTATATTATCCAAACGCAAAAGTCGTCCATTTCAAGTTTTGGTGGGAATGAATGCTATTTTAGGCATCTATATCATTTTTAATTCCGATTTTGACTATGGATGGGGACTTGCTATTGGTATTATAGGAGCTATTTTTGGAGCTTTACTCACTATTTATAATGCTAAGTTGGCTCAACAGCACGATGCTTATGTTGTTACTTTCTATCAAATGGGAGGAGCACTTATTAGCACGACGATATTTCTACCTTTCTATTATTATTTTTTCTTGCAGCCAGAAGGCAAGTCGTTTCAGTTTGATGCAAGTGCAGTAGATTATATACTTATTCTAGGGCTTGCTTTTGTGTTTTCAATTTACGCTTATTCCATATTTATAAGTGTCATGAAATCTATCCCTCCGTTTACAGTAGCTTTGGTAAGTAATCTAAACCCTGTGTATGGAACTGCTGCAGCAATTCTTCTTTTTCAAGAGAATGTGATGAATACAGGGTTTTATATAGGAACAGGGCTTTTGTTGATTTCTGTTTTCGCTTATCCTATATTAAGTGATTACATGAAAAACTATACAAAAACAAAAATAGAAAAATCAAAAAAACAAGGCACAATTACTAAAGAAGAACCTGCAAGAGCTAAGTAA
- a CDS encoding LVIVD repeat-containing protein, whose protein sequence is MKTYIYILFGLILFASFGCEADQFTESVDAVNPNGKGGSLARFTVVGDKLYTIDNDQMRVFDIEENTNPTFEQTVDLISGVETVFPYNNYLYLGTQTGMLIYDISNPSAPAYVSMYEHVQACDPVVVQDNYAYVTIRSGTTCRNTVQIDQLEVIDVSNPTSPFALNQYPLENPYGLGIDNNLLFVCDGNAGLKVFDVTFTPDRIELLHQFEEINAKDVIPHNGLLLLIAEEGFYQYQYKTSGEMELLSLIEVEEE, encoded by the coding sequence ATGAAAACTTATATATATATTCTTTTTGGTCTTATACTTTTTGCATCTTTTGGTTGCGAAGCTGACCAATTTACAGAGAGCGTAGATGCTGTCAATCCAAATGGCAAAGGTGGTTCACTGGCTCGCTTTACAGTAGTAGGAGATAAACTTTATACTATCGATAACGACCAAATGAGAGTTTTTGATATTGAAGAAAATACAAACCCCACCTTCGAACAAACTGTAGATTTAATAAGTGGAGTGGAAACTGTTTTTCCATACAACAACTATTTGTATTTGGGGACACAAACAGGAATGCTAATTTATGATATTTCTAACCCTTCTGCTCCTGCTTATGTATCTATGTACGAACACGTACAGGCTTGCGACCCTGTTGTGGTACAAGATAATTATGCCTATGTTACTATACGTTCGGGAACAACTTGTAGAAACACTGTACAGATAGACCAACTGGAAGTGATAGATGTTTCGAATCCAACTTCTCCATTTGCTCTCAATCAGTATCCATTAGAAAATCCTTATGGATTAGGGATAGACAATAATTTGCTCTTTGTGTGTGATGGAAATGCAGGATTAAAGGTTTTTGATGTTACTTTTACACCAGACCGTATCGAACTTTTACACCAGTTTGAAGAAATAAATGCTAAAGATGTCATTCCACACAATGGATTACTTTTACTCATTGCTGAAGAAGGATTTTATCAATATCAGTATAAAACTTCTGGAGAAATGGAGCTACTGAGCCTTATTGAAGTAGAAGAAGAATAA
- a CDS encoding pyridoxal 5'-phosphate synthase: protein MSIKNEYISPIELFTKWFDEEKKISQTKHISAVCLSTLGLDGFPNARFVSLKEIMDENFVITTSFNSRKGLEISGNNKVALTFWWKTTERQIRIQGIATKTPTSLAQKYFKERNLASQIVSCISNQGQESNAIESLEKELEQQISQRQNVEVPADWGGYFISPVRIEFMQFKDTRFHDRKLYVKQENEWICKQLQP from the coding sequence ATGTCTATCAAAAATGAATACATTAGCCCCATCGAACTATTTACAAAATGGTTTGACGAAGAGAAAAAAATATCACAAACCAAACATATTAGTGCAGTTTGCTTATCTACTTTGGGTTTAGATGGCTTTCCAAATGCTCGTTTTGTTTCTTTAAAAGAAATTATGGATGAAAACTTTGTTATCACAACTTCTTTCAATTCAAGAAAAGGACTAGAAATAAGTGGCAATAATAAAGTAGCTCTGACATTTTGGTGGAAAACTACAGAAAGACAAATCAGAATACAGGGAATAGCAACAAAAACACCTACATCGTTAGCTCAAAAATATTTTAAAGAAAGAAATTTAGCCTCCCAAATTGTATCTTGTATTTCCAATCAAGGACAAGAAAGCAATGCTATTGAATCACTTGAAAAAGAACTAGAACAACAAATTTCACAGAGACAAAATGTTGAAGTGCCAGCAGACTGGGGCGGATATTTTATTTCTCCTGTCCGAATAGAGTTTATGCAATTTAAAGACACTCGTTTTCATGATAGAAAACTATATGTAAAACAGGAAAATGAGTGGATTTGTAAACAACTTCAGCCATAA
- a CDS encoding DEAD/DEAH box helicase, whose product MSNSIKNQKAILAKLGIEKLNEMQEESKLAMDSANEVVLLSPTGTGKTIAFLLPIIEKLDADVEEIQALIVVPTRELAIQIEQVMRQMGTGFKVNAVYGGRAGSKDKIEIKHRPAVLIGTMGRVADHLRRKTFSTHHINTLVLDEFDKSLEIGFEEEMKEILELLPKVNKKILTSATKGIEIPSFVGLRKPLIIDYLDDKKRSKLEIKLVESPKKDKLDMLLELLSYIGNQNGIVFCNYKDSIERISNFLSENSISHGTFFGGMEQTERERALIKFRNGTHQILLATDLAARGIDVPELSFIIHYHLPHRSEEFTHRNGRTARMDAKGTAYILHYENENLPDFIEQLNLSTQNLVISTKQNLPKISEWTTLFISGGRKDKISKGDIAGLFFKQGKLEKNELGIIELKNDCAFVAVKKNTIKTVLPKVNNQKLKKKKVRVSVV is encoded by the coding sequence ATGTCTAATTCTATCAAAAATCAGAAAGCTATTTTAGCGAAATTGGGAATAGAGAAACTCAATGAAATGCAAGAAGAATCTAAACTAGCAATGGATTCGGCTAATGAAGTGGTTTTGCTTTCTCCCACAGGAACAGGAAAAACGATTGCTTTTCTATTACCTATCATTGAAAAATTAGATGCAGATGTAGAAGAAATACAAGCACTCATTGTTGTTCCGACAAGAGAACTTGCCATTCAGATAGAACAAGTAATGCGACAGATGGGAACAGGATTTAAGGTAAATGCTGTCTATGGAGGGCGTGCAGGTTCAAAGGACAAGATAGAAATAAAACATCGCCCTGCTGTTTTGATAGGAACAATGGGAAGAGTAGCTGACCATCTAAGAAGAAAAACATTTTCAACACATCACATAAATACACTGGTTTTAGATGAGTTTGATAAATCATTAGAAATTGGTTTTGAAGAGGAGATGAAAGAGATTTTGGAGCTATTACCAAAAGTGAATAAAAAAATACTGACTTCTGCTACAAAAGGAATAGAAATACCCAGCTTTGTAGGGCTTCGAAAACCTCTTATAATTGATTATTTGGATGATAAAAAGCGAAGTAAGTTAGAAATAAAACTGGTAGAGTCTCCCAAAAAAGATAAATTAGATATGCTTTTAGAATTGCTTTCTTATATTGGAAATCAGAATGGAATTGTTTTTTGCAATTATAAAGATTCTATTGAAAGGATAAGTAATTTTCTTTCAGAGAACAGTATTTCTCACGGTACTTTTTTTGGAGGAATGGAGCAAACAGAAAGGGAGAGAGCTTTAATAAAATTTAGAAACGGAACGCATCAAATTTTGCTTGCTACAGATTTGGCAGCTAGGGGAATAGACGTTCCAGAACTTAGTTTTATCATTCATTATCATCTTCCACACAGAAGCGAAGAATTTACGCACCGAAACGGACGTACAGCACGTATGGATGCAAAAGGAACGGCATATATTCTGCATTACGAAAATGAAAATTTACCAGATTTTATTGAGCAATTAAATTTATCTACTCAAAACCTAGTTATTTCAACGAAACAAAATCTACCAAAAATATCTGAATGGACAACGTTATTTATTTCTGGAGGAAGAAAAGACAAAATTTCGAAGGGCGATATTGCAGGACTATTTTTCAAGCAGGGAAAGTTAGAAAAAAATGAATTAGGAATTATCGAACTCAAAAATGATTGTGCTTTTGTTGCTGTTAAGAAAAACACTATCAAAACGGTATTGCCAAAAGTAAATAATCAGAAGCTAAAGAAAAAGAAGGTTAGGGTTTCGGTAGTTTAG
- a CDS encoding SUMF1/EgtB/PvdO family nonheme iron enzyme, with the protein MIQKTQIKILFFSLLLIFLSNSKNSFANDVKIENLRITENNFLECTVKWENSWFFNKELTIISENSTSTAQKDFIFKDGVWCFLKIRTNDYKWKHIYLSENDVFINNQDSDTELENVEDKGGFFLSSIIREEKNGSSETSISIRLPNEIKNQFGVYDIALYAIEMVWVDEGSFFVGDGVHSQNALRKASLENDSTAVKPFLIDSENEIAVGTAANNLFGNDTEEFPQKNIPNTFPKGYDGFWIMKYEINQSQYTDFLNTLTFKQQSNRTANSPESENGTSALTSTLPLRNSIFIKVKGNQNLNIPATYEVREGKYRACNWLSAEDISAFLDWAALRPITELEFEKAARGITHPTKGEFSWGTPYIVDANTIQNDGTENETVTETANFADSAGLAPYNSGIEFNQLNGVLRNGFGAKGADFSTSEFELRLQAGASFWGVLELSGNVWEYCVKTNNTDALSFARNQIGDGTLDENGNANFLSFDVMQGFIVRGGAWDSVTYPVGDFRDLSVSARYYATLPSENRRGTTGGRGGR; encoded by the coding sequence ATGATACAAAAAACACAAATTAAGATTCTATTTTTTAGTTTATTGCTTATTTTTCTTTCAAATTCAAAAAATAGTTTTGCTAATGATGTAAAAATAGAAAATTTAAGGATTACAGAAAATAACTTTTTAGAGTGTACGGTAAAATGGGAAAACAGTTGGTTTTTTAACAAAGAACTTACCATAATTTCTGAAAATTCTACTTCTACAGCTCAAAAGGACTTTATTTTTAAAGATGGTGTTTGGTGTTTTCTCAAAATACGAACCAATGATTACAAATGGAAACACATTTATTTATCAGAAAATGATGTGTTTATAAATAATCAAGATTCAGATACAGAACTAGAAAACGTTGAAGACAAAGGAGGTTTTTTTCTAAGTTCTATCATTAGAGAAGAAAAAAACGGCAGTTCAGAAACTTCTATTTCTATAAGATTACCAAATGAAATTAAAAATCAGTTTGGTGTGTATGACATTGCGCTTTATGCAATAGAGATGGTTTGGGTAGATGAGGGAAGTTTTTTTGTAGGTGACGGAGTTCATTCTCAAAATGCGCTTCGAAAAGCTAGTTTAGAAAACGATAGTACAGCAGTAAAACCATTTCTAATAGATTCGGAAAACGAAATTGCAGTAGGAACAGCTGCCAATAATTTGTTTGGAAATGATACAGAAGAGTTTCCACAAAAAAACATTCCAAATACTTTTCCAAAAGGCTACGACGGTTTTTGGATTATGAAATATGAAATTAATCAGAGCCAATACACAGATTTCCTCAATACTCTGACTTTCAAACAGCAATCAAATCGTACAGCAAATAGTCCAGAAAGTGAAAATGGAACATCAGCTTTAACATCCACATTACCTTTAAGAAATTCAATTTTCATTAAAGTAAAAGGAAATCAAAACTTAAATATTCCAGCTACTTATGAAGTGAGAGAAGGAAAATATAGAGCTTGTAACTGGCTTAGTGCAGAAGATATAAGTGCATTTTTAGATTGGGCAGCCCTTCGTCCTATCACAGAACTAGAATTTGAAAAAGCTGCAAGAGGAATAACACATCCCACAAAAGGAGAATTTTCTTGGGGAACGCCTTATATTGTTGATGCTAATACCATTCAAAACGACGGAACAGAAAATGAAACCGTTACAGAAACAGCAAATTTTGCAGATTCGGCAGGGCTTGCACCTTATAACTCTGGAATAGAATTTAACCAGTTAAATGGTGTGTTACGAAATGGGTTTGGAGCAAAAGGAGCAGATTTTTCTACTTCTGAATTTGAATTACGCCTACAAGCAGGAGCTAGTTTTTGGGGTGTGCTAGAACTTAGTGGCAACGTTTGGGAATACTGTGTCAAAACGAATAACACAGATGCTCTAAGTTTTGCAAGAAACCAAATAGGGGATGGAACGTTAGATGAAAATGGCAATGCTAATTTCCTTTCCTTTGATGTAATGCAAGGTTTTATAGTTCGTGGTGGGGCGTGGGATAGTGTTACTTATCCTGTGGGAGATTTTAGAGATTTATCTGTTTCTGCTCGCTATTATGCTACGCTGCCAAGTGAAAACCGACGTGGAACAACTGGAGGACGAGGAGGAAGGTAA